A window of Solanum stenotomum isolate F172 chromosome 3, ASM1918654v1, whole genome shotgun sequence contains these coding sequences:
- the LOC125859765 gene encoding uncharacterized protein LOC125859765 yields the protein MASWSAENATKAYLRAIKMGKSAKEPEMAEFISALAAGNNAQLMVVACAGAADPATVLALVVAAHQTGGRVICIIGSACELIQSIESLGHNSRYVEFVTGDVNTLLMSDYREADFVLIDCNLNNCEGILQRARMMGENVSVLGYNALCMDSWRCQSFNAHLLPIGEGLLVTSNKTAKKGGNLGVSGKKSKWIVKVDKCTGEEHVFRIRGKQVEA from the exons ATGGCCAGCTGGTCAGCTGAAAATGCTACCAAAGCCTATCTTAGAGCAATTAAAATG gGAAAAAGTGCAAAGGAGCCAGAGATGGCAGAGTTCATTTCAGCACTAGCAGCAGGCAACAATGCACAACTTATGGTTGTTGCATGTGCCGGTGCAGCAGACCCGGCCACCGTGTTAGCTCTGGTGGTTGCAGCCCACCAGACAGGTGGCCGAGTCATCTGTATCATTGGATCAGCTTGTGAGCTGATCCAATCAATTGAATCTCTAGGGCACAACTCAAGATATGTTGAGTTTGTCACTGGAGATGTCAACACATTACTAATGAGTGACTATAGAGAAGCGGATTTTGTACTCATTGACTGTAACCTCAACAACTGCGAAGGCATCCTTCAAAGAGCGCGAATGATGGGAGAAAATGTGAGTGTTTTGGGATACAACGCGCTTTGTATGGATTCGTGGAGGTGCCAGAGCTTCAATGCTCATTTGCTTCCTATAGGAGAAGGATTGTTAGTGACTAGTAATAAAACGGCgaaaaaagggggaaatttgGGAGTTTCAGGGAAGAAAAGTAAATGGATTGTGAAAGTAGATAAATGCACAGGGGAAGAACATGTTTTTAGAATCAGGGGAAAACAAGTTGAAGCCTAA